A single genomic interval of Streptomyces showdoensis harbors:
- a CDS encoding sugar phosphate isomerase/epimerase has translation MAEPAVRVPDAKVALSTASVYPESTATAFEVAARLGYDGVEVMVWTDPVSQDIEALRRLSDYHQVPVLAVHAPCLLITQRVWSTDPWVKLQRARAAAEKLGASTVVVHPPFRWQRQYARDFVTGIWRMADETDVRFAVENMYPWRYKDREMLAYAPEWDVTKDDYRHFTVDLSHTATARTDALAMVDRMGDRLGHVHLADGRGSAKDEHLVPGRGTQPCAELLEGLAHSGYDGHVVIEVNTRRAMSSAEREADLAEALAFTRLHLAAARSGKAPRP, from the coding sequence GTGGCAGAACCAGCGGTGCGCGTCCCGGATGCGAAGGTCGCCCTGTCGACGGCCTCGGTGTATCCGGAGTCGACGGCGACGGCCTTCGAGGTCGCCGCGCGCCTCGGGTACGACGGGGTCGAGGTCATGGTGTGGACCGATCCGGTCAGCCAGGACATCGAGGCGCTGCGGCGCCTGTCGGACTATCACCAGGTCCCGGTCCTCGCCGTCCACGCCCCCTGTCTGCTCATCACCCAGCGGGTCTGGTCCACCGATCCGTGGGTCAAGCTGCAGCGCGCCCGGGCGGCGGCGGAGAAGCTGGGCGCGTCGACGGTCGTCGTCCACCCGCCGTTCCGCTGGCAGCGCCAGTACGCGCGCGACTTCGTGACCGGCATCTGGCGGATGGCCGACGAGACGGACGTCCGCTTCGCCGTCGAGAACATGTACCCGTGGCGGTACAAGGACCGCGAGATGCTCGCGTACGCCCCCGAGTGGGACGTCACCAAGGACGACTACCGGCACTTCACCGTGGACCTCTCGCACACGGCGACCGCCCGCACCGACGCCCTCGCCATGGTCGACCGCATGGGCGACCGGCTGGGCCACGTGCACCTCGCGGACGGCCGGGGTTCGGCCAAGGACGAGCACCTGGTCCCGGGGCGCGGCACCCAGCCGTGCGCGGAGCTGCTGGAGGGCCTGGCCCACAGCGGCTACGACGGGCACGTCGTCATCGAGGTCAACACCCGCCGGGCGATGTCCTCCGCCGAACGCGAGGCCGACCTCGCCGAGGCGCTGGCCTTCACCC
- a CDS encoding A/G-specific adenine glycosylase codes for MTSTFHGSPASPESPETSPDAPAGGSELHGPVLAWFDRHARDLPWRRPEAGAWGVMVSEFMLQQTPVVRVLPVYEQWLARWPRPADLAADAPGEAVRAWGRLGYPRRALRLHAAAVAITERHGGDVPSDHGQLLALPGIGEYTAAAVASFAYGQRHAVLDTNVRRVFARAATGVQYPPNATTAAERRLARALLPDEEATAARWAAASMELGALVCTAKNEDCGRCPLADRCAWLLSGKPAHDGPPRRGQTYAGTDRQVRGKLLAVLREAADPVEQADLDAVWDEPVQRARALDGLVADGLVEPLEDGRYRLPLS; via the coding sequence ATGACTTCGACTTTCCACGGTTCCCCCGCGTCCCCCGAGTCCCCCGAAACCTCCCCCGACGCCCCCGCCGGCGGCTCCGAGCTGCACGGGCCCGTCCTCGCCTGGTTCGACCGGCACGCCCGCGACCTGCCCTGGCGCCGCCCCGAGGCGGGGGCGTGGGGCGTGATGGTCAGCGAGTTCATGCTCCAGCAGACGCCCGTCGTGCGGGTGCTGCCCGTCTACGAACAGTGGCTGGCGCGCTGGCCGCGCCCCGCCGACCTGGCCGCCGACGCGCCCGGCGAAGCCGTCCGCGCCTGGGGCCGGCTCGGCTATCCGCGCCGCGCGCTCCGGCTGCACGCGGCGGCCGTGGCCATAACGGAACGGCACGGCGGCGACGTGCCCAGCGACCACGGCCAGCTGCTCGCGCTCCCCGGGATCGGGGAGTACACGGCCGCCGCGGTCGCCTCGTTCGCGTACGGGCAGCGGCACGCCGTCCTCGACACCAATGTGCGCCGGGTCTTCGCGCGGGCGGCGACCGGCGTGCAGTACCCGCCGAACGCCACCACCGCCGCCGAGCGCCGGCTGGCCCGCGCCCTGCTGCCGGACGAGGAGGCGACGGCGGCCCGCTGGGCGGCTGCCTCCATGGAGCTGGGCGCCCTCGTCTGCACCGCGAAGAACGAGGACTGCGGGCGCTGCCCACTGGCCGACCGGTGCGCCTGGCTGCTCTCCGGGAAGCCGGCCCACGACGGTCCGCCGCGCCGCGGCCAGACCTACGCGGGCACCGACCGGCAGGTGCGGGGCAAGCTGCTCGCCGTGCTGCGGGAGGCCGCGGACCCGGTGGAACAGGCCGACCTGGACGCGGTCTGGGACGAGCCCGTGCAGCGGGCCCGCGCCCTGGACGGGCTGGTCGCCGACGGCCTGGTCGAACCCCTGGAGGACGGCCGCTACCGGCTGCCGCTCTCCTGA
- the radA gene encoding DNA repair protein RadA yields the protein MAARTKTAKDRPSYRCTECGWQTAKWLGRCPECQAWGTVEEYGAPAVRTTAAGRVSTAALPIAQVDGRQATARTTGVDELDRVLGGGLVPGAVVLLAGEPGVGKSTLLLDVAAKAASDQHRTLYVTGEESASQVRLRADRINALSDHLYLAAETDLSAVLGHLDEVKPSLLILDSVQTVASPEIDGAPGGMAQVREVAGALIRASKERGMSTLLVGHVTKDGAIAGPRLLEHLVDVVLHFEGDRHARLRLVRGVKNRYGATDEVGCFELHDEGITGLADPSGLFLTRRDTAVPGTCLTVTLEGRRPLVAEVQALTVDSQIPSPRRTTSGLETSRVSMMLAVLEQRGRISALGKRDIYSATVGGVKLSEPAADLAIALALASAASDTPLPKNLVAIGEVGLAGEVRRVTGVQRRLAEAHRLGFTHALVPADPGKVPAGMKVTEVADMGDALRVLPRGRRTRTPEEG from the coding sequence ATGGCTGCCCGTACGAAAACCGCCAAGGACCGGCCGTCCTACCGCTGCACCGAGTGCGGCTGGCAGACCGCCAAGTGGCTCGGCCGCTGCCCCGAATGCCAGGCATGGGGGACGGTCGAGGAGTACGGCGCGCCCGCCGTGCGGACCACCGCCGCCGGGCGGGTGTCCACCGCCGCGCTGCCCATCGCCCAGGTCGACGGGCGGCAGGCGACCGCCCGGACCACCGGCGTCGACGAGCTGGACCGGGTGCTCGGCGGCGGCCTCGTGCCCGGGGCGGTCGTGCTGCTCGCCGGGGAGCCGGGCGTCGGCAAGTCCACGCTGCTGCTCGACGTCGCCGCGAAGGCCGCCAGCGACCAGCACCGCACGCTGTACGTGACGGGCGAGGAGTCCGCGAGCCAGGTCCGGCTCCGCGCGGACCGGATCAACGCGCTCAGCGACCACCTCTACCTGGCGGCCGAGACCGACCTCTCCGCCGTCCTGGGACACCTGGACGAGGTCAAGCCCTCGCTGCTGATCCTGGACTCGGTGCAGACCGTCGCCTCCCCCGAGATCGACGGCGCCCCCGGCGGCATGGCCCAGGTCCGCGAGGTCGCCGGCGCGCTGATCCGGGCCTCGAAGGAGCGGGGCATGTCCACCCTGCTGGTCGGCCACGTCACCAAGGACGGCGCCATCGCCGGCCCCCGGCTCCTGGAGCACCTGGTCGACGTGGTGCTGCACTTCGAGGGCGACCGGCACGCCCGGCTCCGCCTGGTCCGCGGCGTGAAGAACCGGTACGGGGCGACCGACGAGGTCGGCTGCTTCGAGCTGCACGACGAGGGCATCACCGGACTCGCCGACCCCTCGGGGCTCTTCCTGACCCGCCGCGACACGGCCGTGCCCGGCACCTGTCTGACCGTCACCCTGGAGGGCCGCCGGCCGCTGGTCGCCGAGGTCCAGGCGCTGACCGTGGACTCCCAGATCCCCTCGCCGCGCCGCACCACCTCGGGCCTGGAGACCTCCCGGGTCTCGATGATGCTGGCCGTCCTGGAGCAGCGGGGCCGGATCAGCGCGCTGGGCAAGCGGGACATCTACAGCGCGACCGTGGGCGGCGTGAAGCTCTCCGAGCCCGCCGCCGACCTCGCCATCGCCCTCGCGCTGGCCTCCGCCGCCAGCGACACCCCGCTGCCGAAGAACCTGGTCGCGATCGGCGAGGTCGGCCTCGCGGGCGAGGTCCGCCGGGTCACCGGCGTCCAGCGCCGGCTCGCCGAGGCGCACCGGCTGGGCTTCACCCACGCGCTGGTCCCGGCCGACCCCGGCAAGGTCCCCGCGGGCATGAAGGTGACCGAGGTCGCCGACATGGGAGACGCGCTGCGGGTGCTGCCGCGCGGCCGCCGGACCCGTACGCCCGAGGAGGGGTAA
- a CDS encoding SigE family RNA polymerase sigma factor — protein MAHGEVLDFEEYVRTRQDALLRSARRLVPDPVDAQDLLQTALVRTYGRWDGIADKSLADAYLRRVMINTRTEWWRARKLEEVPTEQLPDARVEDATEQHADRALLMDILKVLAPKQRSVVVLRHWEQMSTEETAAALGMSTGTVKSTLHRALARLRQELESRAAEGDTRALRAGVLERTTTVRGEREQERCAA, from the coding sequence ATGGCGCACGGCGAGGTGCTCGACTTCGAGGAGTACGTACGCACTCGGCAGGACGCGCTGCTGCGCAGCGCCCGTCGCCTCGTGCCCGACCCGGTGGACGCGCAGGACCTGCTGCAGACCGCGCTGGTCCGTACGTACGGCCGCTGGGACGGCATCGCCGACAAGTCGCTGGCCGACGCCTACCTCCGCCGGGTGATGATCAACACCCGCACCGAGTGGTGGCGGGCCCGCAAGCTGGAAGAGGTGCCCACCGAGCAGCTGCCCGACGCCCGCGTCGAGGACGCCACCGAGCAGCACGCCGACCGGGCTCTGCTCATGGACATCCTGAAGGTGCTCGCGCCGAAGCAGCGCAGCGTGGTCGTGCTGCGCCACTGGGAGCAGATGAGCACGGAGGAGACCGCTGCCGCGCTCGGCATGTCGACCGGTACCGTGAAGAGCACGCTCCACCGCGCGCTGGCCCGGCTGCGGCAGGAACTGGAGAGCCGGGCCGCCGAGGGCGACACCCGCGCCCTCCGGGCGGGGGTGCTGGAGCGGACCACGACCGTACGAGGCGAACGGGAGCAGGAGCGGTGCGCGGCCTGA
- the disA gene encoding DNA integrity scanning diadenylate cyclase DisA, with translation MRASLSAVAPGTALRDGLERILRGNTGGLIVLGMDRTVESMCTGGFVIDVDFTATRLRELCKLDGAIVLDKDISKILRAGVQLVPDASIHTEETGTRHRTADRVSKQCGFPVVSVSQSMRLIALYVNGERRVLEESAAILSRANQALATLERYKLRLDEVAGTLSALEIEDLVTVRDVTAVAQRLEMVRRIATEIAEYVVELGTDGRLLSLQLDELIAGVEPERELVIRDYVPEPTAKRSRTVAEALTELDALTHAELLELPIVARALGYSGSPETLDSAVSPRGYRLLAKVPRLPGAIIERLVEHFGGLQKLLAASVDDLQTVDGVGEARARSVREGLSRLAESSILERYV, from the coding sequence ATGCGTGCGTCGCTCAGCGCCGTCGCCCCCGGCACCGCCCTCCGCGACGGTCTGGAGCGCATCCTCCGCGGCAACACCGGCGGCCTGATCGTCCTCGGCATGGACAGGACCGTCGAGTCGATGTGCACCGGCGGATTCGTCATCGACGTCGACTTCACGGCGACCCGGCTGCGCGAGCTGTGCAAGCTGGACGGGGCGATCGTCCTCGACAAGGACATCAGCAAGATCCTCCGGGCCGGCGTGCAGCTGGTCCCGGACGCGTCCATCCACACCGAGGAGACCGGCACCCGGCACCGCACCGCGGACCGGGTCTCCAAGCAGTGCGGCTTCCCTGTGGTCTCGGTCTCCCAGTCGATGCGGCTGATCGCGCTGTACGTCAACGGCGAGCGGCGCGTCCTGGAGGAGTCGGCGGCGATCCTGTCCCGCGCGAACCAGGCGCTCGCCACCCTGGAGCGGTACAAGCTCCGGCTCGACGAGGTGGCCGGCACGCTCTCCGCCCTGGAGATCGAGGACCTGGTCACCGTCCGGGACGTCACCGCCGTCGCCCAGCGCCTGGAGATGGTCCGCCGGATCGCCACCGAGATCGCCGAGTACGTGGTGGAGCTCGGCACCGACGGCCGGCTGCTCTCCCTCCAGCTCGACGAGCTGATCGCGGGCGTGGAGCCGGAGCGCGAGCTGGTCATCCGGGACTACGTGCCCGAGCCCACCGCCAAGCGCTCCCGCACGGTCGCCGAGGCGCTCACCGAGCTGGACGCGCTGACCCACGCCGAGCTCCTCGAACTGCCCATAGTGGCGCGGGCGCTCGGCTACAGCGGCTCCCCCGAGACGCTGGACTCCGCGGTCTCGCCGCGCGGCTACCGGCTGCTCGCCAAGGTGCCGCGGCTGCCGGGCGCGATCATCGAGCGGCTCGTGGAGCACTTCGGCGGGCTGCAGAAGCTGCTCGCGGCGAGCGTGGACGACCTCCAGACCGTGGACGGCGTCGGCGAGGCCCGGGCGCGCAGCGTCCGCGAGGGACTCTCGCGGCTCGCGGAGTCCTCGATCCTGGAGCGGTACGTCTAG
- a CDS encoding BACON domain-containing protein, translating to MTSSRLDSPTRTTDGPRTLGQRPPARYEEYLDGLFTYCLSVLCDHDTATAVLGDVLAIAERHHGRCPSDEGGRRAWLYALARWACLRSLGEQRRRRQGAHTGRPAVAAPAPPRVSPQLAERRRLELAALAWPEAAGTTPEQREALELAVRHGLGHRELAVVLSLDPLAARELLSSAACEVERTRAALAVVETGDCPTVAGLTGDHQVLLSAALRAELVRHVDDCPRCRKAAERAGAGGPWPGAAGAAAGRPGRLPLVEAPRAAAYVAMLHVPRARAGAPRFGPTGFPLDPKDHAARRDRMRARAVTTTVVAAVVAAPVLALWGSYRGTPEVGEGQDGSRVSAREADEPGGAQGAGTGGRPYERYENAGNARTTPDPRFTRGSRSPDVSVEVISPGAPATPTLPGRPAPARITVDARGSGATTLLTLTNEGGAPGVWSLWSDAPWLYVSQASGTLRPGESVTVRISVDRSREPAGAWSARVGVDPSGAVLRIDGYGATPPPATTRPGTPGTPEPTTEPTTGPTSQPPTTEPTTEPTTEPPTTEPTTEPTPEPTASDGGTPSQDPGPSAPQ from the coding sequence GTGACGAGCAGCAGGCTGGATTCCCCCACCCGAACCACCGATGGCCCCCGCACCCTCGGTCAGCGGCCGCCCGCGCGCTACGAGGAGTATCTGGACGGCCTGTTCACCTACTGCCTCTCGGTGCTGTGCGACCACGACACGGCCACCGCCGTCCTCGGCGACGTCCTCGCCATCGCCGAGCGCCACCACGGCCGCTGCCCCTCCGACGAGGGCGGCCGCCGGGCCTGGCTCTACGCCCTCGCCCGCTGGGCCTGTCTGCGCAGCCTCGGCGAGCAGCGCCGCAGGAGGCAGGGCGCCCACACCGGGCGGCCCGCGGTCGCCGCGCCCGCGCCGCCCCGGGTGTCGCCGCAGCTCGCCGAGCGCCGCCGGCTCGAACTGGCCGCGCTCGCCTGGCCCGAGGCCGCCGGCACCACCCCGGAGCAGCGCGAGGCCCTGGAGCTGGCCGTCCGGCACGGGCTCGGGCACCGGGAGCTGGCCGTGGTGCTCTCCCTGGACCCGCTCGCCGCCCGCGAGCTGCTCTCCTCCGCCGCCTGCGAGGTGGAGCGCACCCGGGCCGCCCTGGCGGTCGTCGAGACGGGCGACTGCCCGACCGTGGCCGGGCTCACCGGCGACCACCAGGTGCTGCTCTCCGCGGCGCTGCGGGCCGAACTGGTCCGGCACGTCGACGACTGCCCCCGCTGCCGCAAGGCGGCCGAGCGGGCGGGCGCGGGCGGGCCCTGGCCGGGCGCGGCGGGCGCGGCGGCGGGCCGGCCGGGACGGCTGCCGCTGGTGGAGGCGCCGCGGGCCGCCGCCTACGTGGCGATGCTGCACGTGCCGCGGGCCCGGGCCGGCGCCCCGCGCTTCGGGCCGACCGGCTTCCCCCTGGACCCCAAGGACCACGCGGCCCGCCGCGACCGGATGCGCGCCCGGGCCGTCACCACCACGGTGGTCGCCGCGGTCGTCGCCGCCCCGGTGCTCGCGCTGTGGGGCTCGTACCGCGGCACGCCGGAGGTGGGGGAGGGGCAGGACGGGTCCCGGGTCAGCGCGCGGGAGGCGGACGAGCCGGGCGGCGCGCAGGGCGCGGGCACCGGCGGCCGTCCGTACGAGCGCTACGAGAACGCGGGCAACGCCCGCACCACCCCCGACCCCCGGTTCACCCGCGGCAGCCGTTCGCCGGACGTCTCGGTCGAGGTGATCAGCCCCGGCGCGCCCGCCACCCCGACGCTGCCCGGGCGGCCGGCACCCGCGCGGATCACGGTCGACGCGCGCGGCAGCGGGGCGACGACCCTGCTGACCCTCACCAACGAGGGCGGCGCTCCCGGCGTCTGGTCGCTGTGGTCGGACGCCCCGTGGCTGTACGTGAGCCAGGCCTCCGGCACGCTGCGCCCGGGCGAGTCGGTCACGGTCCGGATCTCCGTCGACCGCTCCCGCGAACCGGCCGGCGCCTGGAGCGCCCGGGTCGGCGTCGACCCCTCGGGCGCGGTGCTGCGCATCGACGGCTACGGGGCGACGCCGCCGCCCGCCACGACCCGGCCCGGCACCCCGGGGACGCCCGAGCCGACCACGGAGCCGACGACCGGGCCGACGAGCCAGCCGCCGACCACGGAGCCCACCACGGAGCCGACCACCGAGCCCCCCACCACGGAGCCGACGACGGAGCCGACGCCCGAACCCACCGCCTCGGACGGCGGGACCCCGAGCCAGGACCCGGGGCCGTCCGCCCCGCAGTGA
- a CDS encoding phosphatase PAP2 family protein has product MDNLPALSDGLYLDITDFAHSTPHWFQQLAEVWTELGLLLFGVLFAAGWWRARRGSGDAMALALLAPLATAFGYVVSEGLKSLVDEERPCRAVAGAPASLVACPPHGDWSFPSNHSAIAGAAAVALALSWRGIVWLTAPMALLMAFSRVFVGVHYPHDVTVGLLLGGAVAFVVVKAAKRPVRSVVEAARSSRNGAVVWCVGRGLPAHASARPAGVRHGAY; this is encoded by the coding sequence ATGGACAACCTCCCTGCCCTCTCCGACGGCCTGTATCTCGACATCACGGATTTCGCCCACTCCACCCCGCACTGGTTCCAGCAACTGGCGGAGGTGTGGACGGAACTCGGGCTGCTGCTCTTCGGGGTGCTGTTCGCGGCCGGCTGGTGGCGGGCCCGCCGGGGCTCGGGCGACGCGATGGCGCTGGCGCTGCTCGCGCCGCTCGCGACGGCCTTCGGCTATGTGGTGAGCGAGGGCCTGAAGTCGCTGGTGGACGAGGAGCGCCCGTGCCGCGCGGTCGCCGGGGCACCCGCCTCGCTGGTCGCCTGCCCGCCGCACGGGGACTGGTCCTTCCCCAGCAACCACTCGGCCATCGCGGGCGCCGCGGCCGTCGCGCTCGCCCTGTCCTGGCGCGGGATCGTCTGGCTGACCGCTCCGATGGCGCTGCTCATGGCCTTCTCCCGGGTCTTCGTCGGCGTCCACTACCCGCACGACGTCACGGTCGGCCTGCTGCTCGGCGGCGCGGTCGCGTTCGTCGTCGTGAAGGCGGCGAAGCGGCCTGTCCGCTCCGTCGTCGAGGCGGCCCGGTCCAGCCGGAACGGCGCGGTGGTGTGGTGTGTGGGGCGCGGGCTCCCTGCGCACGCCTCCGCGCGCCCCGCGGGCGTGCGCCACGGCGCGTACTGA
- a CDS encoding Ppx/GppA phosphatase family protein encodes MRLGVLDVGSNTVHLLVVDAHPGARPLPAHSHKAELRLAELLDEHGAIADAGVERLIATVRDALTAAEDKGCEEVLPFATSAVREASNADEVLARVEAETGIALQVLTGEEEARLTFLAARRWFGWSAGKLFLLDIGGGSLEVASGIDEEPDTAVSLPLGAGRLTAGWLPGDPADTADVKALRRHVRAQIARTVGEFSRFGRPDHVVATSKTFKQLARIAGAPGSGFGLYVQRTLSRKALEEWVPRLAAMTVAERSALPGVSEGRAAQLLAGALVAEGAMDLFGVEELEICPWALREGVILRRLDHLPDEL; translated from the coding sequence ATGAGACTCGGAGTCCTCGACGTCGGTTCGAACACAGTGCACCTGCTGGTGGTGGACGCCCATCCCGGCGCCCGTCCGCTGCCCGCCCACTCCCACAAGGCCGAGCTGCGCCTCGCCGAGCTCCTCGACGAGCACGGCGCCATCGCGGACGCGGGGGTCGAGCGGCTCATCGCCACGGTCCGCGACGCGCTCACGGCCGCCGAGGACAAGGGCTGCGAGGAGGTGCTGCCGTTCGCGACCTCGGCGGTGCGCGAGGCCAGTAACGCCGACGAGGTCCTCGCCCGGGTCGAGGCGGAGACCGGGATCGCGCTCCAGGTCCTCACCGGCGAGGAGGAGGCCCGGCTCACCTTCCTCGCCGCCCGCCGCTGGTTCGGCTGGTCCGCGGGCAAGCTGTTCCTCCTGGACATCGGCGGCGGCTCGCTGGAGGTCGCCTCCGGCATCGACGAGGAGCCCGACACTGCGGTGTCCCTGCCGCTCGGCGCGGGCCGCCTCACCGCGGGCTGGCTGCCGGGCGATCCGGCGGACACGGCCGACGTGAAGGCGCTGCGCCGCCACGTGCGGGCGCAGATCGCGCGGACGGTCGGCGAGTTCAGCCGCTTCGGCCGCCCCGACCACGTCGTGGCCACCTCCAAGACCTTCAAGCAGCTGGCCCGGATCGCCGGCGCCCCCGGTTCGGGCTTCGGCCTGTACGTCCAGCGGACGCTGTCCCGCAAGGCCCTGGAGGAGTGGGTCCCGCGGCTGGCCGCCATGACCGTCGCCGAGCGTTCCGCGCTGCCCGGCGTCTCCGAGGGCCGCGCCGCGCAGCTCCTGGCGGGCGCCCTGGTCGCGGAGGGCGCGATGGACCTGTTCGGCGTCGAGGAGCTGGAGATCTGCCCCTGGGCCCTGCGCGAGGGCGTGATCCTGCGCCGCCTGGACCACCTGCCGGACGAGCTGTAG